A DNA window from Camelina sativa cultivar DH55 chromosome 17, Cs, whole genome shotgun sequence contains the following coding sequences:
- the LOC104757012 gene encoding vegetative incompatibility protein HET-E-1 has product MRVISKLFDSDKRKRTPKHLDSGESATSSSSLSDATTGSSSLHSSLSLQTLPSVPSLQKIPSATVTVSHSVTSSFKLRERSLPVTCLAVNGGYLFAVSGHEVSIYDRDMCAHLDTFNGQDPFSGTVKSVGFSGEKIFTAHQDGKIGVWKLTAKSGYKQLTTLPTLNDRLRRFALPKNYVQVRRHKKRLWIEHADAVTALAVNDGFIYSVSWDKTLKIWRASDLRCKESIKAHDDAVNAVAVSANGTVYTGSADRRIRVWAKPTGSKRHALVATLEKHKSAVNALALNDDGSVLFSGSCDRSILVWEREDTCDYMAVRGALRGHDKAILSLFNVSDLLLSGSADRTVRIWRRGSDSSYSCLEVLYGHTKPVKSLAAVKDTESDGVVSIVSGSLDGEVKCWKVSVTKPDHSFYTNLVQ; this is encoded by the coding sequence ATGAGAGTTATCTCAAAGCTGTTCGATTCAGACAAAAGAAAACGAACACCGAAACATTTAGACTCCGGCGAAAGCgccacgtcatcatcatcactcagcGACGCCACCACCGGCTCAAGCAGCCTACACAGCAGTCTCTCTCTCCAAACACTTCCTTCAGTTCCTTCTCTTCAGAAAATCCCCTCCGCCACCGTCACCGTCTCTCACTCCGTCACCTCTTCGTTTAAACTCCGTGAGCGGAGTCTCCCCGTCACATGTCTCGCCGTCAACGGTGGTTACCTCTTCGCCGTCTCCGGACACGAAGTAAGCATCTACGATCGCGACATGTGTGCTCATCTCGACACATTCAACGGCCAGGATCCTTTCTCGGGAACAGTTAAATCCGTCGGCTTCTCCGGTGAAAAAATCTTCACGGCGCATCAAGACGGTAAGATCGGAGTCTGGAAACTAACGGCGAAAAGCGGTTATAAACAGTTGACAACGCTTCCGACTCTAAACGACCGTTTGCGACGCTTCGCTCTCCCTAAAAACTACGTTCAAGTACGCCGTCATAAAAAACGTCTCTGGATCGAACATGCCGACGCCGTCACTGCTCTCGCCGTCAACGACGGGTTCATTTACTCTGTTTCTTGGGATAAGactttgaagatttggagagCTTCTGATCTTCGTTGCAAAGAGTCTATCAAAGCTCACGATGACGCCGTTAATGCCGTTGCCGTCTCTGCTAACGGCACGGTTTACACCGGTTCCGCGGATAGACGTATCCGGGTCTGGGCTAAACCGACCGGTTCGAAACGTCATGCGTTGGTCGCGACTTTGGAGAAGCATAAATCGGCGGTTAACGCTTTGGCGTTAAACGACGATGGATCGGTTTTGTTTTCCGGTTCGTGTGACCGGTCTATTTTGGTTTGGGAGAGAGAGGACACTTGCGATTACATGGCGGTGAGAGGTGCTTTGAGGGGACATGATAAAGCAATACTTAGCTTGTTCAACGTCTCTGATTTGCTGCTGAGTGGATCTGCAGATCGGACGGTTAGGATTTGGCGACGTGGATCTGATTCTAGTTACAGTTGCTTGGAGGTTCTTTATGGTCATACTAAACCGGTTAAGTCGTTGGCGGCGGTTAAAGATACGGAGTCAGACGGTGTCGTTTCAATCGTTAGTGGAAGTCTTGACGGAGAGGTTAAATGTTGGAAGGTCTCCGTCACCAAACCGGATCATTCATTTTACACGAATCTtgttcaataa